A part of Melittangium boletus DSM 14713 genomic DNA contains:
- a CDS encoding biliverdin-producing heme oxygenase produces MQLLKAETRPHHERAESVVRLMSPDLSLEGYRRHLEALHSLHAALESVIADRLGDQHPELLLPERWKLHLLREDLLALGHDEASLARLPGLTRAPSVPGVPEALGALYVLEGSTLGGQIILRHLVRHFEGQPVGRFAFFRAYGDAVGPMWKSFGEVLLRVCPEPALAPRVVRGAQEAFELFEARFREVNG; encoded by the coding sequence TTGCAGTTGTTGAAGGCGGAAACCCGCCCGCACCACGAGCGCGCCGAGAGCGTGGTGCGTCTGATGTCGCCGGACCTCTCCCTGGAGGGGTACCGCCGCCATCTGGAAGCGCTCCATTCGCTCCATGCCGCTCTGGAGTCGGTCATCGCCGATCGCTTGGGAGACCAACATCCCGAATTGCTGTTGCCCGAGCGATGGAAGCTGCACCTGCTGCGCGAGGATCTCCTGGCCCTCGGCCACGATGAGGCCTCGCTGGCGCGCCTGCCCGGACTCACCCGCGCGCCCTCGGTGCCGGGCGTTCCCGAGGCCCTGGGCGCCCTCTATGTCCTGGAGGGCTCGACGCTGGGCGGGCAGATCATCCTGCGGCACCTCGTGCGCCACTTCGAGGGCCAGCCCGTGGGCCGCTTCGCGTTCTTCCGGGCCTACGGTGACGCCGTGGGACCCATGTGGAAATCCTTTGGCGAGGTATTGCTTCGCGTGTGTCCGGAACCCGCCCTCGCGCCCCGAGTGGTTCGAGGGGCGCAGGAGGCTTTCGAGCTCTTCGAGGCCCGGTTCCGTGAGGTCAATGGTTGA
- a CDS encoding ATP-binding protein, translating to MRPVTETELTECDREPIHLLGGIQPHGLLLAFSEPDLSLAVVSANTETWLGSAPQALLGRPLAQVLHPTSLALVSRALAQPSGGETLRIEAGGRAFVGLLHRGDGLAVLDLEPITEASSEEEALSMVNQLLSPLTRAQGPRGLLQEVAGAVRTLSGFDRVMIYRFDPDWHGEVVAESRDPAMDSFMGLHFPATDIPAQARALYVRSTLRLIADARAAPVPLVPALLPGLGRPLDLSGSALRSVSPVHLEYLANMGVGASMSISLVREGTLWGLIACHHREPLRVPASTRRACDVLARLVSLQLAAEERASMSEELARRARFQSQLVERLSVDASTLAVSMSRQADLLLGLTGATGAALLLGEQPVLLGATPTLDEVTGLASWLGARSFESTLHTERLGQLHPPAEAYADVASGLLAVRLDMNAPRFIVWFRPEVTRTITWAGNPRKPVVEGPGTRRLHPRASFDAWQETVRGASLPWSPEDRSSAASLRGALVGVLLRHAAALSQSNAELDEFGGTVAHDLKEPLRGIQQYVSFLLEDVGEAVGSEGRKQLEEVRWLAGRTQGQMDALFEYSRVGRLSLAWGEVDMQELVDDVILTVSARLVENQVSLRMPRHFPRVACDHVRVQQVWANLLTNAAKYHQPGTPRWVEVGFIAPDEPLSAPARRRADEYVFYVRDNGIGIPERFHEIIFEMFRRLHPAHSFGGGSGAGLSIARRLVQLHGGELWVESAPGQGSTFFFTLGKGPG from the coding sequence ATGCGTCCCGTAACCGAGACAGAGCTGACCGAATGCGACCGTGAGCCCATCCACCTGCTGGGGGGAATCCAACCCCATGGGCTCCTGCTGGCCTTTTCCGAGCCGGACCTCTCCCTGGCGGTGGTGAGCGCCAATACCGAGACGTGGCTGGGCTCGGCTCCCCAGGCGCTCCTGGGCCGGCCGTTGGCGCAGGTGCTGCACCCCACGTCGCTCGCCCTGGTTTCCCGCGCGCTGGCCCAGCCTTCCGGGGGGGAGACCTTGCGCATCGAGGCCGGAGGCCGGGCCTTCGTGGGTCTGCTGCATCGCGGCGACGGGCTCGCCGTGCTGGACCTGGAGCCCATCACCGAGGCGTCCTCCGAGGAGGAGGCGCTGTCCATGGTGAACCAGCTCCTCTCGCCCCTGACCCGGGCGCAGGGGCCGCGTGGCCTGTTGCAGGAGGTGGCGGGCGCGGTGCGGACGCTCTCCGGTTTCGACCGGGTGATGATCTACCGCTTCGACCCGGACTGGCATGGCGAGGTGGTGGCGGAGAGCCGCGACCCGGCCATGGACAGTTTCATGGGGTTGCACTTCCCCGCGACCGACATTCCCGCGCAGGCCCGCGCCCTCTACGTGCGCAGCACGCTGCGCCTCATCGCGGACGCGCGCGCGGCGCCCGTGCCCCTGGTGCCCGCCCTTCTTCCCGGGTTGGGTCGGCCGCTGGACCTGTCGGGCTCGGCCCTGCGCAGCGTGTCCCCGGTGCACCTGGAGTACCTCGCCAACATGGGGGTGGGGGCCTCCATGTCCATCTCCCTGGTGCGCGAGGGGACGCTGTGGGGCCTCATCGCGTGCCACCATCGCGAGCCCCTGCGTGTTCCGGCCTCCACGCGCCGGGCCTGTGATGTGCTGGCGCGCCTGGTGTCGTTGCAGCTCGCCGCGGAGGAGCGTGCCTCGATGTCCGAGGAACTCGCCCGCCGTGCCCGCTTCCAGTCCCAGCTGGTGGAGCGGCTGTCGGTGGATGCCAGCACGCTGGCCGTGTCCATGTCCCGTCAGGCGGATCTGCTGCTCGGGCTCACGGGGGCGACGGGGGCGGCCTTGCTGCTCGGCGAGCAGCCCGTGCTCCTGGGCGCCACGCCCACCCTGGATGAGGTGACCGGGCTGGCTTCCTGGCTCGGCGCCCGGTCCTTCGAGTCCACCCTGCATACCGAGCGGCTGGGACAGCTCCACCCTCCCGCGGAGGCCTACGCGGACGTGGCCAGCGGTCTGCTCGCGGTGCGGCTGGACATGAACGCGCCCCGTTTCATCGTCTGGTTCCGCCCGGAGGTGACGCGCACCATCACCTGGGCGGGCAACCCGCGCAAACCCGTCGTCGAGGGGCCCGGCACCCGCCGGTTGCATCCGCGTGCCTCCTTCGATGCCTGGCAGGAGACGGTGCGGGGCGCGAGCCTGCCCTGGAGTCCAGAGGACCGCTCCTCGGCCGCCTCGCTGCGGGGGGCGCTGGTGGGCGTGTTGCTCCGCCATGCGGCGGCCCTGTCCCAATCCAACGCGGAGCTGGACGAGTTTGGCGGCACCGTGGCGCACGATCTCAAGGAGCCGCTGCGGGGCATCCAGCAGTACGTGAGCTTCCTCCTGGAGGACGTGGGGGAGGCGGTGGGCAGCGAGGGGCGCAAGCAACTCGAGGAGGTGCGCTGGCTGGCGGGCCGGACCCAGGGGCAGATGGACGCCTTGTTCGAGTACAGCCGAGTGGGCCGTCTGTCGCTGGCCTGGGGCGAGGTGGACATGCAGGAACTGGTGGACGACGTCATCCTCACCGTTTCCGCTCGTCTGGTGGAGAACCAGGTTTCCCTTCGCATGCCTCGCCACTTCCCCCGGGTGGCGTGCGATCACGTTCGCGTCCAGCAGGTCTGGGCCAACCTCCTCACCAATGCCGCCAAGTACCACCAGCCCGGGACTCCCCGGTGGGTGGAAGTGGGCTTCATCGCTCCGGACGAGCCCCTGTCCGCCCCGGCACGTCGGCGTGCGGATGAATACGTCTTCTACGTGCGAGACAACGGCATCGGAATCCCCGAGCGGTTCCACGAGATCATCTTCGAGATGTTCCGGCGCCTGCATCCCGCGCATTCGTTCGGTGGAGGCAGTGGTGCGGGGCTGTCCATCGCACGCCGGCTCGTCCAGTTGCATGGGGGCGAGCTCTGGGTGGAGTCCGCGCCCGGTCAGGGTTCCACCTTCTTCTTTACCCTGGGCAAGGGACCTGGGTGA
- a CDS encoding response regulator, with protein MESKRPMLLVEDSDPDAEALQRLARRLPLSWPVVRVSDGETALDYLYQRGEFMQAPRPVMVLLDLNLPGIGGREILGVLKSDPSMRALPVIIFSNSTRPEDVNDAYDAGANSYLFKPSEPSGLKEVAFALERFWFSVARLPGMEASRG; from the coding sequence ATGGAATCCAAACGACCCATGCTGCTCGTCGAGGACAGTGATCCGGACGCGGAGGCCCTGCAGCGGCTGGCGCGCAGACTGCCCCTGTCCTGGCCGGTGGTGCGGGTGAGCGATGGAGAGACGGCGCTCGACTATCTCTACCAGCGGGGGGAGTTCATGCAGGCGCCCCGGCCCGTGATGGTGTTGCTGGACTTGAACCTGCCCGGCATCGGCGGCCGGGAAATCCTTGGCGTCCTCAAGTCGGATCCCTCGATGCGCGCGTTGCCCGTCATCATCTTCTCCAATTCCACGCGCCCCGAGGACGTGAACGATGCCTATGACGCGGGCGCCAACAGCTATCTGTTCAAACCGAGCGAGCCCTCCGGCTTGAAGGAGGTGGCGTTCGCGCTGGAGCGGTTCTGGTTCAGCGTCGCGCGGCTGCCGGGGATGGAGGCGTCCCGGGGATGA
- a CDS encoding hybrid sensor histidine kinase/response regulator, with protein sequence MSLRVLLVDDSLADQRAVRRALEKDTHTKWEVELAHSAEEALERLNHPPLPDAIVLDFHLPGIDGVALLRSLRERCGEQMPAVVVFTGSGSELVAVDAMRAGAHDYILKDGLSPERLRRSLAHAVESVRMARELEERRLQTERAEQAARVALAVRDEFFAIATHDLKGPLQSILLSTQLLRRQLPESAHTPGVEARLEQILRGTQRMSELIDHFLAVSKGGERPLRRERVDLLSLVRTKVRELAPLSATHPVNLHVEGMDFLGQWDAGSLERVLDNLLGNAVKYSPKGGAIDVWLSEESPGPSGWVTLRVRDQGMGIPAEDLPHIFERFRRGRNVAPAISGSGVGLASAYRLVTMHGGTLSVESQEGAGSTFTVSLPRDIRVGAPLTGSTTHSP encoded by the coding sequence ATGAGTTTGCGCGTGCTCCTGGTCGATGACAGCCTCGCGGACCAGCGAGCGGTGCGGCGAGCCCTGGAAAAAGACACCCACACGAAGTGGGAGGTGGAGCTGGCCCACTCCGCCGAGGAGGCCCTGGAGCGCTTGAATCATCCCCCCCTGCCCGATGCAATCGTGCTGGACTTCCATCTGCCGGGCATCGACGGCGTTGCCTTGCTGCGGAGCCTGCGCGAGCGATGTGGCGAGCAGATGCCCGCGGTGGTGGTCTTCACCGGCAGCGGCAGCGAGCTCGTGGCGGTGGATGCGATGCGCGCGGGGGCTCATGACTACATCCTCAAGGATGGCCTCTCACCGGAGCGCCTGCGGCGCAGCCTCGCCCATGCCGTGGAGTCCGTGCGCATGGCGCGCGAATTGGAGGAGCGGCGTCTGCAAACGGAGCGTGCCGAGCAGGCGGCCCGGGTGGCGCTCGCGGTGCGCGACGAGTTCTTCGCCATCGCCACGCATGATCTCAAGGGGCCGTTGCAGAGCATCCTGCTGAGCACCCAGCTCCTGCGCCGCCAGCTCCCCGAGTCGGCGCACACGCCTGGCGTGGAGGCTCGGCTCGAGCAGATCCTCCGGGGCACCCAGCGCATGAGCGAGCTCATCGATCACTTCCTGGCGGTGTCCAAGGGGGGGGAGCGGCCCTTGCGGCGCGAGCGGGTGGACCTGCTCTCCCTGGTGCGCACCAAGGTGCGTGAGCTGGCCCCGCTCTCGGCCACGCATCCGGTGAACCTGCACGTGGAGGGCATGGACTTCCTCGGCCAGTGGGACGCGGGAAGCCTGGAGCGGGTGCTGGACAACCTGCTGGGCAACGCCGTGAAGTACAGCCCCAAGGGGGGCGCCATCGACGTGTGGTTGAGCGAGGAGTCTCCGGGTCCCTCCGGTTGGGTGACGCTGCGCGTGCGGGACCAGGGCATGGGGATTCCGGCCGAGGATCTCCCACACATCTTCGAGCGCTTCCGCCGGGGCCGGAACGTGGCGCCGGCCATTTCCGGCAGTGGGGTGGGGCTGGCCAGCGCCTACCGGCTGGTGACGATGCACGGCGGGACGCTCTCCGTGGAGAGCCAGGAGGGCGCGGGCTCGACCTTCACCGTGAGCCTTCCCCGGGACATCCGTGTCGGTGCGCCGTTGACCGGCTCCACGACGCACTCCCCCTGA
- a CDS encoding DUF420 domain-containing protein has translation MSNAADAPLPRVSDRSFYLFTAVVSVAALSFLAWLLLIRRGGAVEGVDLRFLPAVNASLNALAAAFLTAGWVAIRQKARRAHQYLMVSAFASSALFLVCYLAYHFVHGDTRYAGGGVLKAVYLTILASHVLLSIFVVPGALLSFYFAWRNAFERHRKVTRWLAPIWLYVSVTGVVIFFMLRGSLPASP, from the coding sequence ATGTCCAACGCCGCAGACGCTCCACTCCCCCGGGTGAGCGACCGCTCCTTCTATCTCTTCACGGCGGTGGTGTCCGTCGCCGCGCTGTCCTTCCTCGCCTGGCTGCTGCTCATCCGCCGGGGCGGGGCGGTGGAAGGCGTGGATCTGCGCTTCCTGCCCGCCGTGAACGCGAGCCTCAACGCCCTGGCGGCGGCGTTCCTCACCGCGGGCTGGGTGGCCATCCGCCAGAAGGCGCGGCGCGCGCACCAGTACCTCATGGTGTCCGCCTTCGCCTCCTCGGCGCTCTTCCTGGTGTGCTACCTCGCCTACCACTTCGTCCATGGCGACACGCGCTACGCGGGCGGTGGCGTGCTCAAGGCCGTGTACCTGACCATCCTGGCCAGCCACGTGCTGCTGTCCATCTTCGTGGTGCCGGGCGCGCTGCTGTCCTTCTACTTCGCCTGGCGCAACGCCTTCGAGCGGCACCGCAAGGTGACGCGGTGGCTCGCGCCCATCTGGCTTTACGTGTCCGTGACGGGCGTGGTCATCTTCTTCATGCTGCGCGGCAGCCTCCCCGCCTCTCCCTGA
- a CDS encoding DUF1585 domain-containing protein yields MPLARSVLAPLAAIALLGSLPAWAEDGPVCAPVTTIPLERHLRQLSLDLLGRPPTIEEYEAARAKGSVSAEDVRELMKSDAFYARMRAYHRALLWSNVSSSVNNNTNTRVTGTGLDKSPFALSNNSSGPIRGGNGATCDGYIPQAECFKKEYLQDAHVDSEDSKRCYDARGVPMPVSWDYDETLYYKCDQLNLLADGKTVDTSIPDCNAAVTAKKLDAKYLYFCDMRRAGTALAPHLCKPSPSKTTTAVLTEEKLDSAGKVIAFAHPNPPAGTSLTELKRCTLSLELKNGIEGSYAPQRGCLEREGFVKKAVPYWSAGGPEVYVCAVNAQERSENPWTKESCTTSRFTGDRSCGCGENMRRCEAPGGATHTARVAAFNEEPERIADAVVKNDEPYFNILTTRRSFVNGPLSQLYRDGQQGVGVFSLTSPAPAETLPDVPYTERDRWDAYVRGPQHSGVLTSPAFLYRFPTQRARVNHFYSAFLCKAFVPSSNKPPPAEDACNRENNLAKRCACKDCHATIEPTGAHWGRFAERGALYLEPSRFPRYDPKCEACAIAGNVSCNGECAQYVMQAYDGDGAESLGRLTSYLYRTPEEEQNIEGGPQVLVQRMLQTGAMERCTVQRIWREFLGRSMTSQEQVLYLDSFANDFARDNYSLKGLIERLVLSDAYRRID; encoded by the coding sequence GTGCCCCTCGCACGAAGCGTCCTCGCCCCCCTGGCCGCCATCGCCCTCCTGGGCTCCCTCCCGGCCTGGGCCGAGGATGGACCGGTCTGCGCCCCGGTCACGACGATTCCGCTGGAGCGCCACCTGCGCCAGCTCTCCCTGGATCTCCTCGGCCGCCCGCCCACCATTGAAGAGTATGAGGCCGCGCGAGCCAAGGGCTCGGTGTCGGCCGAGGACGTGCGCGAGCTGATGAAGTCAGACGCGTTCTACGCTCGCATGCGCGCCTATCACCGCGCGCTGCTGTGGAGCAACGTCAGCAGCAGCGTCAACAACAATACCAACACGCGCGTGACGGGCACGGGTCTGGACAAGAGCCCCTTTGCCCTGAGCAACAACAGCAGCGGTCCAATCCGCGGCGGCAATGGCGCGACCTGTGACGGCTACATCCCCCAGGCCGAGTGCTTCAAGAAGGAGTACCTCCAGGACGCCCATGTGGACTCCGAGGATTCGAAGCGCTGCTACGACGCGCGCGGCGTGCCCATGCCGGTGAGCTGGGACTACGACGAGACCCTGTATTACAAGTGCGACCAGCTGAACCTCCTGGCGGACGGCAAGACCGTCGATACGTCGATTCCCGACTGCAACGCGGCCGTGACGGCGAAGAAGCTCGACGCGAAGTATCTCTACTTCTGTGACATGCGGCGTGCGGGCACCGCGCTCGCCCCGCACCTGTGCAAGCCGAGTCCGTCGAAGACCACCACGGCCGTGCTCACCGAGGAGAAGCTGGACTCGGCGGGCAAGGTGATCGCCTTCGCGCACCCCAACCCCCCGGCGGGCACCTCGCTCACGGAGCTCAAGCGCTGCACGCTGTCGCTCGAGCTCAAGAACGGCATCGAGGGCTCCTATGCGCCCCAGCGCGGCTGCCTCGAGCGCGAGGGGTTCGTGAAGAAGGCCGTGCCCTACTGGAGCGCGGGAGGCCCCGAGGTGTACGTGTGCGCCGTCAACGCGCAGGAGCGCTCGGAGAACCCGTGGACGAAGGAGTCGTGCACGACGTCGCGCTTCACGGGTGACCGCAGCTGTGGCTGTGGGGAGAACATGCGCCGCTGCGAAGCTCCCGGCGGGGCCACCCACACCGCCCGCGTGGCGGCCTTCAACGAGGAGCCCGAGCGCATCGCCGACGCGGTGGTGAAGAACGACGAGCCGTACTTCAACATCCTCACCACGCGCCGCTCGTTCGTGAACGGTCCCTTGTCCCAGCTCTACCGGGACGGCCAGCAGGGCGTGGGCGTCTTCTCGCTCACCTCTCCGGCCCCCGCCGAGACGCTGCCCGACGTGCCCTACACGGAGCGCGACCGGTGGGATGCCTACGTGCGTGGGCCCCAGCACTCGGGCGTGCTCACCTCGCCCGCGTTCCTCTACCGCTTTCCCACCCAGCGCGCCCGCGTCAACCACTTCTACTCGGCCTTCCTGTGCAAGGCGTTCGTGCCGTCCAGCAACAAGCCGCCGCCCGCGGAGGACGCGTGCAACCGGGAGAACAACCTGGCCAAGCGCTGTGCCTGCAAGGACTGCCACGCCACCATCGAGCCCACGGGCGCGCACTGGGGCCGCTTCGCCGAGCGCGGCGCCCTCTATCTGGAGCCCTCGCGCTTCCCTCGCTACGATCCCAAGTGCGAGGCCTGCGCGATCGCGGGCAACGTCTCGTGCAACGGTGAATGCGCCCAGTACGTGATGCAGGCCTACGACGGCGATGGCGCCGAATCGCTCGGCCGGCTCACCAGCTACCTCTACCGCACGCCGGAGGAGGAGCAGAACATCGAGGGCGGTCCCCAGGTGCTCGTGCAGCGCATGTTGCAGACGGGAGCCATGGAGCGCTGCACGGTGCAGCGCATCTGGCGCGAATTCCTGGGCCGCTCCATGACGTCGCAGGAGCAGGTGCTCTACCTCGACTCGTTCGCCAACGACTTCGCCCGCGACAACTACAGCCTCAAGGGACTCATCGAGCGTCTGGTCCTCTCGGACGCCTACCGGAGGATTGACTGA
- a CDS encoding DUF1501 domain-containing protein produces MKKNPETCAGRRSFLKAGAGFLGATVFGGIPFRSFAADAALKPADRCFVFVYFSGGWDQLLAFDPRDPAEFTAERVSETRILPGYSFTDARFPTVPIRPDVAGKGRSNIDFGPAVGELANHYDLMTVVRGINMTTLAHEEGMRYFITGKRPIGAAARGSSTATEVVGQMMPTVPIPSIAMNVESYNEGYPGNANALRVNNRGDLLLTLGKTKVPLDSEIEKQLVDFNGRPITCEAAAYGAGGVGTSYATSRGQMQQVLSSGLDTAFDFGHSSNGELRTTYGLNSSNYDQPAGRAALVATALKKGISQCVSINMVGGLDTHFGTQTSHALNQRAGFDALNLLVKDLRSSPHPSGGNFMDHTTILVYSEFARTPLINASSGRDHHLTNSCLLMGAGLKHNRVFGYSGNVAMTPAVVNLRTGEADPNGGNILPEHIIATVLASAKLDYSITRVQPLEALLA; encoded by the coding sequence ATGAAGAAGAATCCTGAAACGTGTGCCGGACGCCGCTCCTTCCTCAAGGCCGGGGCGGGTTTCCTGGGCGCCACGGTGTTCGGCGGCATTCCCTTCCGCTCCTTCGCGGCCGACGCGGCGCTCAAGCCGGCGGATCGCTGCTTCGTCTTCGTCTACTTCTCCGGCGGGTGGGATCAGCTGCTCGCCTTCGATCCGCGGGATCCCGCCGAGTTCACCGCCGAGCGGGTGTCCGAGACGCGCATCCTGCCGGGCTATAGCTTCACCGACGCGCGCTTCCCGACCGTTCCCATCCGGCCCGATGTCGCGGGCAAGGGGCGCTCGAACATCGATTTCGGTCCGGCGGTGGGCGAGCTCGCCAACCACTATGATCTGATGACGGTGGTGCGTGGCATCAACATGACCACGCTCGCGCACGAGGAGGGCATGCGCTACTTCATCACCGGCAAGCGCCCCATCGGCGCGGCCGCGCGTGGCTCCTCCACGGCGACCGAGGTGGTGGGGCAGATGATGCCCACGGTGCCCATCCCCTCCATCGCGATGAACGTGGAGTCCTACAACGAGGGCTACCCCGGCAACGCCAACGCCCTGCGGGTCAACAACCGCGGCGATCTGCTGCTCACGCTCGGCAAGACCAAGGTCCCGCTCGACAGCGAGATCGAGAAGCAGTTGGTGGACTTCAATGGCCGCCCCATCACCTGCGAGGCGGCGGCATATGGCGCGGGCGGCGTGGGCACTTCCTACGCGACGAGCCGCGGGCAGATGCAGCAGGTGCTCTCCAGCGGATTGGACACGGCGTTCGACTTCGGGCACTCGTCCAACGGGGAGCTGCGCACCACGTATGGGCTGAACTCGTCGAACTATGATCAGCCGGCCGGGCGCGCGGCGCTGGTGGCCACGGCGCTCAAGAAGGGCATCAGCCAGTGCGTGTCCATCAACATGGTGGGCGGCCTGGACACCCACTTCGGCACGCAGACGTCCCATGCGCTCAACCAGCGCGCGGGCTTCGACGCCCTCAACCTGCTGGTGAAGGACCTGCGCAGCAGTCCCCATCCGTCCGGGGGCAACTTCATGGACCACACCACCATCCTGGTCTACTCGGAGTTCGCCCGCACGCCGCTCATCAACGCCTCGTCCGGCCGCGATCACCACCTCACCAACAGCTGTCTGCTGATGGGCGCGGGGCTCAAGCACAACAGGGTGTTCGGCTACAGCGGCAACGTCGCCATGACGCCCGCGGTGGTGAACCTGCGCACGGGTGAGGCCGATCCCAACGGCGGCAACATCCTGCCCGAGCACATCATCGCGACGGTGCTGGCGTCCGCCAAGCTGGACTACAGCATCACGCGCGTTCAACCACTGGAAGCCCTGCTGGCTTGA